The window GCAATGGTGATTTTGATATTTTTTGCCAAAGGTATAATAATCTCGGTTTAGCCATTGGCCCTAACTTCCGAGTAAATGACGATAATTCTAATCAAGACCAATCTGGTTCTTGTATTGCGGTCAACAGCCGAAATGAATTCTTTATTGTCTGGTCTGATAAACGAGAAATAAATAGCAACATCTACTACCAGAAATATAATAATCTGGGTAATCCACTTGGTATTAATCTTCGGATTAATGATGACTTTGTTAGTTCTCATCAACGCTGTTCTTGGATATGTCAATCTGGTATTGGAAATTACATTGTCACTTGGGAAGATGAACGAAATGTTAATACGGATATTTATGCGGCAAGATTAGACTCTCTGGGTAACATTTTCGGTCCGAATTTTAAGGTCAACGATGACTCTACTACGCAAGACCAATTCTATGCCTCAGTTACTGCTAATTTTACCGGTGATTTTATTATTGCCTGGACTGATGGTCGCAATAATAATTTTGATATCTATGCCCAAAGATACTCAAGCACTGGTATACCCATCGCAAATAATTTTCGAGTCAATGATGACAATACCCACCAGACCCAATGGTATCCAGTAGTTGCCAGTGACAGTTTGGGTAACACGATTATTGTCTGGATAGATTATCGTAATGGCAATCCTGATATATATGGACAACTTTATGATTATTTAGGTAATCCCTTGGGTAGTAATTTTATTATTAACGAATCACCGTCAGCAACTCAATTATATCCATTTGTTGCCAGAAATGCTGCTGGTAGATTTGTTGTAACTTGGATGGATAACCGCAACGGCAATTTTGACATCTATTGTCAAAGGTTCGACCATATCGGCAATACTCTCGGTGCTAATCTTAAGGTCAACAGCGACACCACAACAACTTTTCAGGGTTATCCGGCAGTTACGATAAATTCTGCTGGTGATTTTGTCATTGTCTGGGAAGATAACCGAAATCAAGATACCGATATTTATCTTCAAAGATTTAATAACCTTGGAACACCAATTCAATCAAACATAAAGGTCAATGACGACATTTCTTATGAGCAATATTCGCCAACTGTCTATTATAGTGAAAATGGTAAGTATGTTGTTACCTGGTGTGATGCTCGCAATTCAGGTGAAGACCTTGACATTTTCAGTCAAGCGTATGCTGATAATGGAGTTCCGATAGGTATTAATCGACAAATTAACCATTCTGATTTATTTCGGGGTAACAATCAATGGCTAATTGGTCAAGGAGTAGTTGCCAATTCTCGCCGGATAAATTTTACTTGGACCGACAATCGCCGTCATCAAGGCTGGGATATATATTCCAAAATTGTTGATTGGGATTTCTTTGCTGGTATTTCTGAAAATACAAATACAAAGCAACTTCTAAATAAGATTAAAATCTTTCCAAATCCAACTTATGGTAAAATCTATATCAATTATAATCAACCAATTATTAGCCTTAAAATCTTTAATTCCAATGGTCAGCGAGTTAAAAACATTCAAATTAATAATACTGATTTTAGTAAATCAACTATGTTGGACCTTTCCGACTTAAAATCT of the candidate division WOR-3 bacterium genome contains:
- a CDS encoding T9SS type A sorting domain-containing protein; translated protein: MNLVAIRQVFLFVLWVLFSPVISSQIIRDDFLLNDDNYGGCRQEEPAIAINNTGYTIITWTDFRDGNADIYVQRMDVSGNLMGNNFRANTDAGLKWQGTPSVAIHSLGNFVVVWEDRRNCNSDVFCQRFNATGLPIDTNFQVNDNIGTSDQRNADVIIQPNQNIIVVWDDWRNDWGDIYGQIFDTNANPVGTNFRINTDGYGNTQYQPAIAQDSLGNFVVAWMDGRNGHWDIYAQRFNSQGTPLGNNFRVNDDQNIIIFNKQNPIPSDKNGPIFDKQKSVTNDRNNLIFNKLKPVSDDRNGLIFNKQKAVSNDRNNLIFDKPKPVSDDRNSLIFNKLKSVPNDRNSPIFNKQTSISDDITTTDQTQPRLACFRNGQFVIVWEDQRNGNSDIYLQRFDNNGNRIGTNLRVNDDNGNAVQMLPDITFDNNGNFIITWTDNRNGDFDIFCQRYNNLGLAIGPNFRVNDDNSNQDQSGSCIAVNSRNEFFIVWSDKREINSNIYYQKYNNLGNPLGINLRINDDFVSSHQRCSWICQSGIGNYIVTWEDERNVNTDIYAARLDSLGNIFGPNFKVNDDSTTQDQFYASVTANFTGDFIIAWTDGRNNNFDIYAQRYSSTGIPIANNFRVNDDNTHQTQWYPVVASDSLGNTIIVWIDYRNGNPDIYGQLYDYLGNPLGSNFIINESPSATQLYPFVARNAAGRFVVTWMDNRNGNFDIYCQRFDHIGNTLGANLKVNSDTTTTFQGYPAVTINSAGDFVIVWEDNRNQDTDIYLQRFNNLGTPIQSNIKVNDDISYEQYSPTVYYSENGKYVVTWCDARNSGEDLDIFSQAYADNGVPIGINRQINHSDLFRGNNQWLIGQGVVANSRRINFTWTDNRRHQGWDIYSKIVDWDFFAGISENTNTKQLLNKIKIFPNPTYGKIYINYNQPIISLKIFNSNGQRVKNIQINNTDFSKSTMLDLSDLKSGIYFIHYETQPNPTSDKDETNQDLYLLNQKPLRSRQKIILLSKEKK